The following coding sequences are from one Rathayibacter sp. SW19 window:
- a CDS encoding PucR family transcriptional regulator, which produces MPLSLREVLLHPALAPGKPVLRAGFESAETAQVRWVHSSEVLDIAALLRGGEFLLTGGTNLISASANQQVDYVASLAKRKIAALAIETGPHLRTLPPEMIRAAQSAGLPLVELRKVVPFVDVAESINSVLVGESALRLQQADLISHAIAAELAEGHGLDQLLAVLAELTGTDVTLTGMMGNLLGAAVFGDRTANTAAQGIDIEVPIRGGVTGNLHIDVPAGTDAVMARVAGERVIDILSLSLLWQHPPTLQEAARAELFRAIAVRGARWRIPQLSAAAGLDSADPMIAIVIRALGATPQPFRPERILSRPNRTVLIHSDSNETLALVVLQHDIARTQRSQLVGDLTDAIAGHNHVASVGPLVAEMGEAPDSVTEARLALDIASLRHHNWAHSDAGSETRPTTFFAAGTVVDAESVAVERLAHRNIRAEVRASFVHALLSDLIENDRARDGQLLETLNRWLDYGCNASEAARALHIERQSMHNRLTRIFALIGGDPRGTGRLAGLHLATRLARTFQPLPSRAGPNT; this is translated from the coding sequence ATGCCATTGTCTCTTCGTGAAGTCTTGCTGCATCCGGCGTTGGCGCCTGGCAAACCGGTGCTCCGGGCCGGCTTTGAGTCGGCCGAAACAGCCCAGGTGCGGTGGGTGCACTCCAGCGAGGTACTGGACATCGCGGCGCTGCTACGCGGCGGTGAATTTCTGCTGACCGGTGGCACGAACCTGATTTCGGCCTCAGCGAACCAGCAGGTCGACTATGTCGCGAGTCTGGCCAAAAGGAAGATCGCAGCCCTGGCCATTGAAACAGGGCCGCATCTGCGCACGTTGCCGCCCGAAATGATTCGCGCTGCGCAATCAGCGGGACTCCCGCTCGTGGAACTACGCAAGGTCGTCCCATTCGTCGACGTGGCGGAATCTATCAATAGTGTCCTAGTCGGGGAATCCGCCTTGCGACTCCAGCAAGCCGACCTCATCTCGCATGCGATCGCGGCGGAACTCGCAGAGGGCCACGGGTTGGATCAACTACTGGCAGTGCTGGCGGAGCTCACCGGTACCGATGTGACCCTGACCGGCATGATGGGCAATCTTCTCGGTGCAGCCGTCTTCGGCGATCGCACCGCAAACACCGCTGCGCAGGGCATTGATATCGAGGTGCCCATTCGCGGCGGCGTGACAGGAAATCTGCATATCGACGTTCCGGCGGGCACCGATGCGGTCATGGCCCGTGTAGCTGGCGAACGTGTGATCGACATCCTGTCTTTGTCATTGCTCTGGCAACACCCGCCGACGTTGCAGGAAGCGGCGCGTGCGGAATTATTCCGGGCCATCGCCGTTCGTGGGGCCCGCTGGCGCATTCCACAATTGTCCGCTGCGGCCGGCCTCGATTCGGCCGATCCGATGATTGCTATCGTCATACGCGCATTGGGCGCGACTCCTCAGCCGTTCAGACCCGAGCGCATCCTCAGCCGACCTAATCGAACCGTGTTGATCCATTCGGACAGCAACGAAACTCTCGCCCTCGTGGTACTGCAGCACGATATCGCACGCACCCAACGGTCTCAGCTAGTCGGCGACCTGACCGATGCGATTGCGGGGCACAATCATGTGGCATCCGTAGGCCCATTGGTTGCCGAAATGGGTGAGGCCCCGGACTCGGTAACCGAAGCCAGATTGGCACTGGACATAGCCTCTCTCCGACACCACAATTGGGCACACAGTGATGCCGGAAGCGAGACACGGCCCACGACGTTTTTCGCGGCCGGCACGGTGGTCGACGCCGAATCCGTGGCCGTAGAGCGATTGGCACATCGCAACATTCGCGCAGAAGTCCGTGCCTCCTTCGTCCATGCGCTGCTGTCGGACCTCATCGAGAACGACAGAGCACGAGACGGCCAACTGCTTGAGACACTCAACCGTTGGCTGGATTACGGGTGCAACGCTTCGGAGGCCGCACGGGCGCTGCATATCGAGCGACAATCAATGCACAATCGGCTTACCCGAATATTCGCACTGATCGGTGGCGACCCCCGAGGAACCGGGCGGCTGGCCGGATTACACCTGGCGACACGATTGGCACGCACATTTCAACCGCTACCCAGTCGGGCGGGCCCGAATACATAG
- the sigK gene encoding ECF RNA polymerase sigma factor SigK, whose protein sequence is MLVTVRSETIGSADDADAPPTSADGLLLRTAQGDQAAFGELYDRLAARVLGTIRRLLIDPAQSEEVAQEVFLEVWQSAARFEPNKGGAATWVLTMATRRAIDRIRSAQASRDRDTRIGIRDFHAVSDEVAQTVEIRIERERVGAAMEQLTDTQRQAISLAYDGEYTHSEIAQLLGIPIGTVKTRLRDGMIRLRNELGVAP, encoded by the coding sequence ATGCTGGTAACCGTGCGTAGCGAAACCATTGGATCGGCGGATGATGCCGACGCGCCGCCGACGAGCGCTGATGGGCTTCTGTTGCGCACCGCGCAGGGCGACCAGGCGGCGTTCGGTGAGCTTTACGACCGGCTGGCCGCTCGGGTTCTGGGCACGATCCGTCGACTTCTGATTGATCCGGCGCAATCGGAAGAGGTTGCGCAGGAGGTGTTTCTGGAGGTGTGGCAATCCGCTGCGCGCTTTGAACCGAATAAAGGTGGAGCGGCAACCTGGGTTCTCACGATGGCGACGAGGCGGGCGATTGACCGGATTCGGTCGGCGCAGGCCTCCCGCGATCGCGATACCCGGATCGGCATCCGCGATTTTCATGCGGTCTCCGACGAGGTTGCCCAGACCGTCGAGATCAGAATCGAGCGAGAGAGAGTGGGCGCGGCCATGGAACAGCTGACCGATACGCAGCGCCAGGCGATCTCTCTTGCCTATGACGGTGAATACACGCACAGCGAGATCGCGCAGCTGCTGGGCATCCCGATCGGCACAGTGAAAACGCGGCTGCGTGATGGGATGATTCGATTGAGAAACGAATTGGGGGTGGCACCGTGA
- a CDS encoding anti-sigma factor has protein sequence MTDFDDPSLLAAGHAFGSLTPRERAEYEAYLARSADARREAAAFEAVAAALDNDVAEATPSAALKARLMAQVAGTPQWAASDSPETASAAAQSARVTEVWSVADSRATDSTAGSPPTSADARARARWFRRPGVILVAAAAAVALFAGGTGVGIAVGNGSSAVQQQAATLAQISAASDAQRASEAVAGGGSATLIWSQQLGESAVVLDGLPQAPAGKTYQLWYIGQGSVVSAGLVTIRSDERTWQVLNGRMAAGDTVGITIEPAGGSKAPTTKPIVAIAS, from the coding sequence GTGACCGACTTCGACGACCCGTCGCTGTTGGCGGCCGGCCATGCGTTCGGTTCGTTGACGCCTCGGGAGCGTGCCGAGTATGAGGCGTATCTGGCGCGCTCGGCGGATGCGCGCCGCGAGGCCGCCGCATTCGAGGCGGTGGCTGCAGCTCTAGACAACGATGTTGCGGAGGCGACTCCGTCGGCCGCGCTCAAGGCTCGGTTGATGGCGCAGGTCGCCGGCACGCCGCAGTGGGCAGCGAGCGACTCACCAGAGACGGCAAGCGCTGCCGCGCAGTCTGCGAGGGTGACCGAAGTCTGGTCCGTGGCCGATTCCCGCGCCACCGACTCGACCGCCGGTTCTCCCCCAACGTCGGCGGATGCGCGGGCCCGGGCGCGCTGGTTCCGCCGACCTGGCGTCATTCTTGTCGCCGCGGCCGCGGCCGTCGCGCTTTTCGCCGGCGGTACCGGTGTGGGAATCGCCGTGGGGAACGGTTCGTCTGCCGTGCAGCAGCAGGCCGCGACATTGGCTCAGATCAGCGCCGCCTCCGACGCCCAGCGTGCCAGCGAAGCGGTCGCCGGCGGCGGCTCCGCGACCCTGATCTGGTCACAGCAGTTGGGCGAATCCGCCGTAGTGCTCGACGGGCTGCCGCAGGCACCTGCCGGCAAGACCTATCAATTGTGGTACATCGGCCAAGGTTCCGTGGTGTCGGCCGGCCTGGTCACGATCCGGTCGGACGAGAGGACGTGGCAGGTTCTGAACGGCCGGATGGCCGCCGGGGACACCGTCGGCATCACAATCGAACCCGCGGGCGGCTCGAAGGCACCGACTACCAAGCCGATCGTCGCCATCGCCAGTTAG
- a CDS encoding cytochrome c biogenesis protein DipZ: MYLTLALIGFLGGLVTGISPCILPVLPVIFFSGGVQAARPSASSGAGTLSAATPSAPTSSAGSGTATVLAEPQVAASPTVSRWRPYQVILGLIVSFSVFTLLGSLLLAVLHLPQDVLRYAGIVVLVLIGIGLIVPRFESILEKPFSWIPQRNVGTDRGGFVLGIALGAVYVPCAGPVLAAITVAGSTGRIGVGTIVLTVTFALGAAMPLLIFALAGRRVAERVRTFRKHQRGVRMTGGILMIGLAVALAFNLPQFLQTLVPDYTSGLQDQFSNSQQVSKALNLGGLVNDQNKNLSKCRNDATVLESCGTAPQITGIQTWFNTPGDKPLTLAQEKGKVVLIDFWGYSCINCQRSVPHVVAWNKAYKADGLQVIGIHSPEYSFEKVVGNVKSGAKALGITYPVAIDNNLSTWTNYRNRYWPAHYLIDAKGVVRNVQFGEGNYSSTEDLIRQLLKHANPDVSLPPKTELANTTPALGSITPESYLGTTKQVNFGGSEPYSTKTTQFRYPEKLAGNEFALDGAWSLQTQYATPDAASARIRLNYTGDQVRMVLGGSGTLTVGNGTKTTTISVSGVPRSYQVEKTAKSTSGTLNVTVGRGVRAYSFTFG, translated from the coding sequence GTGTACCTGACGCTTGCTCTGATCGGATTCCTCGGAGGTTTGGTCACGGGAATTTCCCCGTGCATCCTTCCCGTGCTGCCGGTCATCTTCTTCTCCGGTGGCGTCCAGGCCGCACGCCCTTCGGCAAGCTCAGGGGCCGGGACACTGTCAGCAGCCACTCCAAGTGCACCGACGTCGTCCGCAGGTTCCGGCACGGCGACTGTGCTGGCGGAACCTCAGGTGGCTGCATCGCCGACGGTTTCGCGTTGGCGCCCTTACCAGGTGATTCTCGGCCTGATCGTCAGCTTCAGCGTTTTCACCCTGCTCGGTTCGCTGCTGCTGGCTGTTCTGCATCTGCCGCAGGATGTTCTGCGCTACGCTGGCATCGTCGTGTTGGTATTGATCGGGATCGGGTTGATCGTGCCGCGGTTCGAGTCGATTTTGGAGAAGCCGTTTTCCTGGATTCCGCAGCGCAATGTCGGCACCGACCGTGGCGGTTTTGTTCTGGGGATCGCGCTCGGCGCTGTCTACGTGCCCTGCGCGGGCCCTGTCCTGGCGGCGATCACCGTTGCCGGGTCGACCGGTCGGATCGGTGTCGGCACGATCGTGCTGACGGTCACGTTCGCGCTGGGTGCCGCGATGCCGTTGCTGATTTTCGCGTTGGCCGGCCGCCGGGTCGCCGAGCGGGTGCGCACATTTCGCAAGCACCAGCGCGGTGTGCGGATGACTGGCGGCATCTTGATGATTGGTCTCGCCGTCGCGCTGGCCTTCAACCTGCCGCAGTTCTTGCAGACTCTGGTGCCGGATTACACGAGCGGACTGCAGGACCAGTTCTCGAACTCGCAGCAGGTCAGCAAGGCGCTCAATCTCGGCGGCCTGGTCAACGACCAGAACAAGAACCTGTCGAAATGCCGCAATGACGCGACCGTACTCGAGTCCTGCGGCACCGCACCGCAAATAACCGGAATCCAGACGTGGTTCAACACGCCCGGCGACAAACCGCTCACGCTCGCCCAGGAGAAGGGCAAGGTCGTGCTGATCGATTTCTGGGGCTACTCCTGCATCAACTGCCAACGCTCGGTCCCGCACGTCGTCGCTTGGAACAAGGCGTACAAAGCCGACGGGCTGCAGGTCATTGGCATCCACTCACCCGAGTACTCGTTCGAAAAAGTAGTCGGCAACGTGAAATCCGGCGCCAAGGCGCTGGGCATCACCTATCCGGTGGCGATCGACAACAATCTGTCTACCTGGACGAACTACCGCAACCGGTACTGGCCGGCCCACTACCTGATCGACGCGAAAGGCGTCGTGCGCAACGTGCAATTCGGTGAGGGCAACTATTCCTCGACCGAGGACCTGATCCGGCAACTACTGAAACATGCAAACCCGGATGTCAGCCTCCCGCCCAAAACGGAACTCGCCAACACGACGCCCGCTCTGGGCTCGATCACCCCCGAAAGCTACCTCGGCACCACCAAACAGGTCAACTTCGGCGGCAGCGAACCCTATTCGACCAAGACCACACAGTTCCGGTACCCGGAGAAACTAGCCGGCAACGAATTCGCCCTCGACGGCGCCTGGTCGCTGCAGACGCAGTACGCGACACCGGACGCAGCTTCGGCGCGCATCCGCTTGAACTACACCGGCGACCAGGTGCGGATGGTGCTGGGAGGCTCCGGCACGCTGACCGTCGGCAATGGCACTAAGACCACGACGATCTCCGTGTCCGGCGTGCCCCGCTCCTACCAGGTCGAGAAGACCGCGAAATCCACATCGGGCACCCTGAACGTCACCGTGGGCCGCGGCGTGCGGGCCTACTCGTTCACCTTCGGCTGA
- a CDS encoding fasciclin domain-containing protein → MRVNKRNTIAVISLAAVALIGLSGCSAAASSGGSTSMKNDTTPSASATKANPAADLVGPGCAAYAKANPSGAGSVSGMSQDPVAVAASNNPLLKTLVAAVSGKLNPAVNLVDTLDGSQFTVFAPVDTAFAKIDPATIDTLKTPAGAATLKKILTYHVIAGQLAPDSIDGSHATVEGQDVTITGTGDNMKVNNSNVICGGVHTANATVYLLDTVLMPPAN, encoded by the coding sequence ATGCGAGTCAACAAGCGCAACACCATCGCCGTGATCAGCCTGGCCGCAGTCGCCCTGATCGGACTGTCGGGCTGTTCGGCCGCGGCCAGTTCAGGCGGGTCGACGTCGATGAAGAACGACACAACACCCTCCGCAAGTGCGACGAAGGCGAATCCGGCCGCGGATCTGGTCGGTCCGGGATGTGCGGCCTACGCGAAGGCGAACCCCTCCGGTGCCGGCTCGGTCAGCGGAATGTCACAAGACCCCGTGGCCGTGGCCGCATCGAACAACCCGCTGCTGAAGACCCTGGTCGCCGCGGTCTCCGGCAAGCTGAACCCCGCCGTCAACCTCGTCGACACACTGGACGGCAGTCAGTTCACGGTCTTCGCCCCGGTCGACACGGCATTCGCCAAGATCGACCCCGCCACGATCGACACGTTGAAGACGCCCGCGGGCGCCGCCACGCTGAAGAAGATCCTGACCTACCACGTGATCGCCGGCCAACTGGCCCCTGACTCCATCGACGGATCGCACGCGACCGTCGAAGGTCAAGACGTCACGATCACCGGCACCGGCGACAACATGAAGGTCAACAACTCCAACGTGATCTGCGGTGGAGTGCACACCGCCAACGCGACCGTGTACCTCCTCGACACCGTGCTGATGCCGCCGGCCAACTAA
- a CDS encoding MFS transporter, protein MTNPPADTAHLTAGPGDRVSPARRRWAGLVFISVAVALIIVDSTIVNVAIPSIVRDLRITSTQVQWVQESYTLVFAALLLVFGTLADRYGRRRMLIIGVSIFAAASVLAALSPSGDLLIGSRILQGVGGAMVLPTTLSLINATFRGRERGIAFAVWGSTIGGMVAVGPLLGGWLTTYYSWRWAFGINVPLAVIIVIGVLVCVAESKDAGQLRSIDIIGAVLSVIASASLVFGLIEGRSYGWWLTNANQKLAIGSWEWPFALSPIAIAFALTLVSSVAFIRWGIHRQRAGQSTLVAFSLFAIPSFRNGNIAAMIISLGEFGIILSLPLWLQNVLGYSALQTGFVLLALAIGSFAASALSGAFGQKLTPVATVRIGIIGEIIGVTGLGFVISANATWLVIVPFLFVYGIGLGLATAQLTGVVLKDVPVEKSGQGSGTASTARQIGSALGIAILGTVLFTSVGSSLNTRLSEMTPALPAAAQSQIVNTVVVSAGGAIPGLSAKSEKVADAAREAFSDGTRYSAFAASGFLVLGLLATLRLSGARNTGSEDTAPEPWDATKPAIRKRRRREVRPLANDRAAYILRGRMPADSN, encoded by the coding sequence ATGACCAACCCACCTGCGGACACGGCGCATCTCACGGCCGGGCCGGGGGATCGCGTGAGCCCGGCACGCCGTCGGTGGGCGGGCCTGGTGTTCATCAGCGTCGCTGTGGCGCTGATCATCGTCGATTCGACGATTGTCAACGTGGCGATCCCGTCGATCGTGCGCGACCTGCGCATCACCTCGACCCAGGTGCAATGGGTTCAGGAAAGCTACACCCTGGTCTTCGCCGCCTTGTTGCTGGTCTTCGGCACCCTCGCCGACCGGTATGGGCGCCGTCGCATGCTGATCATCGGGGTGAGCATCTTCGCCGCTGCCTCCGTATTGGCCGCCCTGTCACCTTCAGGGGACCTGTTGATCGGCTCCCGCATTCTGCAAGGCGTGGGCGGGGCGATGGTGCTGCCCACCACGCTGTCGCTGATCAACGCGACCTTTCGAGGCAGAGAACGCGGTATCGCCTTCGCCGTGTGGGGTTCCACCATCGGTGGTATGGTCGCTGTCGGCCCGCTTTTGGGTGGCTGGCTGACTACCTACTATTCGTGGCGGTGGGCGTTCGGCATTAACGTGCCACTGGCTGTGATCATCGTCATCGGTGTGCTGGTGTGCGTGGCCGAATCCAAGGATGCCGGACAGCTGCGCTCGATTGACATCATCGGTGCCGTGCTCTCGGTCATCGCCAGTGCGTCTCTGGTCTTCGGCCTGATCGAGGGCCGCAGCTACGGTTGGTGGTTGACCAACGCTAACCAGAAACTTGCTATCGGCAGCTGGGAGTGGCCTTTCGCTCTCTCACCGATAGCGATCGCATTTGCACTCACCCTGGTCTCGTCCGTGGCGTTCATCCGGTGGGGTATCCACCGTCAACGGGCCGGTCAATCCACGCTGGTGGCGTTTTCCCTGTTCGCGATCCCGTCGTTTCGCAACGGCAACATCGCCGCGATGATCATCTCCCTCGGCGAGTTTGGCATCATCCTGTCTCTGCCGTTGTGGTTGCAGAACGTTCTCGGCTACAGCGCCTTGCAGACCGGGTTCGTTCTTTTGGCCCTGGCCATCGGCTCGTTCGCCGCCAGCGCTCTCTCCGGCGCGTTCGGGCAGAAACTCACCCCGGTCGCAACCGTGCGCATCGGCATCATCGGGGAGATCATCGGGGTCACCGGTCTCGGCTTCGTCATTAGCGCGAACGCGACATGGCTGGTCATCGTGCCGTTCCTTTTCGTCTACGGAATCGGCCTCGGCCTGGCCACCGCCCAGCTGACCGGGGTCGTTCTCAAAGACGTGCCTGTTGAGAAGAGTGGGCAAGGCTCCGGCACGGCCAGCACCGCACGGCAAATCGGCTCCGCCCTGGGCATTGCGATCCTCGGTACCGTGCTGTTCACCTCCGTCGGCTCCTCTCTGAACACACGACTGTCCGAGATGACACCGGCACTTCCGGCGGCCGCCCAAAGTCAGATCGTCAACACCGTCGTCGTCAGCGCCGGCGGCGCGATTCCGGGGCTCTCAGCCAAGAGCGAGAAGGTTGCGGATGCTGCGCGCGAAGCGTTCAGCGACGGAACCCGCTACTCCGCGTTCGCCGCCTCCGGATTCCTCGTGCTCGGTCTCCTGGCCACGCTCAGACTGTCCGGCGCCCGCAACACAGGCTCCGAAGACACGGCACCAGAACCCTGGGATGCAACCAAGCCCGCAATACGCAAACGAAGACGCCGAGAAGTTCGGCCACTGGCTAATGACCGCGCGGCATACATACTCAGGGGGAGAATGCCTGCGGACAGCAATTGA
- a CDS encoding MMPL family transporter — translation MNTESRRDWTPARWLRILLPTVLLIIWLAAASFGGPTFGKLSSVSSNDQAAFLPASAESTEVNTVQKKFTDAKALTAIVVLVSDSIIPKSDLTSYAKLGTKLGAVDGVQKAQPPATTSVAGPIPSKDGKAIEFIVPVTDTNNVKSVVADLRTTVNDAIPSTVTGYVTGPAGLTADLVNAFGGIDGILLLVAAGAVFLILLLVYRSIVLPFLVLFTSIFALTSAILLVYAFASWGWITLSGQSQGILSILVIGAATDYSLLLVARYREALHHVESKWAAIGRAWRAALEPIVASGATVIIALLCLLFSDLNSNKALGPIGAIGIVFALLAALTLLPVLLVIFGRAAFWPFRPKYATEAADDDRHAHAETIRGLEGITGLWRRVGSLIARRPRATWIVTLVVLGACSLGLLQLQANGVPQTDVVLTASNAVDGQKIAAKHFPSGSGSPVVIVTDRDKADATLKAVSQTPGISSATFYTGNNRPGTPAEPVVLDGKVLIDGVLSAEPDSHTAEQVVRTLRAQLPKTDPGVLVGGVTATALDTNTTAQNDLVKIIPIVLVVILLILMLLLRSILAPVLLIGSVVVSYAAALGVSALVFNHIFQFPGADAAVPLFGFVFLVALGVDYNIFLMTRVREESIRLGTRPGILRGLGMTGSVITSAGVVLAATFAALAVIPILFLVQLAFIVAFGVLLDTVIVRSLLVPAVSYDIGHAIWWPSTLWKRGTPSPRAATDGEHT, via the coding sequence ATGAACACTGAATCCCGCCGCGACTGGACACCTGCACGCTGGTTGCGCATTCTGCTGCCGACCGTGCTGCTGATTATCTGGCTTGCCGCGGCAAGCTTCGGCGGGCCCACGTTCGGGAAACTGTCTTCGGTCTCCAGCAACGATCAGGCCGCGTTCCTTCCAGCCAGCGCCGAATCCACCGAGGTGAACACGGTGCAGAAGAAGTTCACCGACGCGAAAGCGCTGACCGCGATCGTCGTCCTCGTCTCCGATTCGATCATCCCGAAAAGCGACCTGACCTCGTATGCGAAACTCGGCACCAAGCTGGGCGCCGTCGACGGGGTGCAGAAGGCGCAACCACCGGCCACGACCTCGGTGGCCGGCCCGATCCCATCCAAGGATGGCAAGGCGATCGAGTTCATCGTGCCGGTCACCGACACCAACAACGTCAAGAGTGTCGTCGCCGACCTGCGCACAACGGTCAACGATGCGATCCCGTCGACTGTGACCGGCTATGTGACCGGGCCTGCCGGTCTGACCGCCGACCTGGTCAACGCGTTCGGAGGCATCGACGGCATCCTGCTGTTGGTCGCGGCCGGGGCCGTGTTCCTGATCCTGCTGCTGGTCTACCGCTCGATTGTGCTGCCTTTCCTGGTGCTGTTCACCTCGATCTTCGCCCTGACCTCAGCGATCCTGCTGGTCTACGCGTTCGCCAGCTGGGGCTGGATCACCCTCAGCGGCCAAAGCCAGGGCATCCTCTCCATCCTGGTCATCGGGGCCGCCACCGACTATTCCCTGCTGCTGGTGGCCCGCTACCGGGAAGCACTACACCACGTCGAGTCGAAATGGGCGGCAATCGGCCGGGCCTGGCGGGCCGCCCTGGAACCGATCGTCGCATCCGGTGCCACGGTGATCATCGCCCTGCTGTGCCTGCTGTTCTCCGACCTGAACTCCAACAAGGCTCTCGGGCCGATCGGTGCTATCGGTATTGTGTTCGCGCTGTTGGCCGCCCTGACCCTGCTACCGGTGTTGTTGGTAATCTTCGGCCGGGCAGCGTTCTGGCCGTTCCGCCCGAAATATGCCACCGAAGCCGCCGATGACGACCGGCACGCTCATGCCGAGACCATTCGAGGGCTGGAAGGCATCACCGGGCTGTGGCGGCGCGTCGGCAGCCTCATCGCCCGCCGCCCGCGGGCCACCTGGATTGTCACCCTCGTTGTCCTGGGTGCCTGCTCGCTGGGTCTGCTGCAGTTGCAGGCCAACGGGGTGCCGCAAACCGATGTCGTCCTGACCGCCTCGAACGCCGTCGACGGGCAGAAAATCGCGGCCAAACACTTTCCGTCCGGCTCCGGCAGCCCCGTCGTGATCGTCACCGACCGTGACAAAGCCGACGCAACACTGAAAGCCGTCAGCCAGACACCGGGGATCAGTTCGGCGACCTTCTACACCGGCAACAACCGTCCCGGCACACCGGCCGAGCCGGTGGTGCTCGACGGGAAGGTGCTCATCGACGGGGTACTCTCGGCCGAACCCGACTCACACACGGCCGAACAAGTGGTCCGCACGCTACGGGCGCAGTTGCCGAAAACCGACCCCGGGGTACTGGTCGGCGGGGTGACCGCGACCGCACTGGACACGAACACAACCGCGCAAAACGACCTGGTCAAGATCATCCCGATCGTGCTGGTGGTCATCCTGCTCATTCTGATGCTGCTGTTGCGTTCGATCCTGGCCCCGGTGCTGCTGATCGGCAGCGTGGTCGTCTCCTACGCGGCAGCGCTGGGGGTGTCGGCACTGGTTTTCAACCACATTTTCCAGTTCCCAGGTGCGGATGCGGCAGTCCCGCTCTTCGGCTTCGTCTTCTTGGTCGCGCTCGGTGTGGACTACAACATCTTCCTGATGACCCGGGTGCGCGAAGAATCCATCCGGCTCGGCACCAGGCCGGGCATCCTGCGCGGCCTGGGCATGACCGGCAGCGTCATCACCTCCGCCGGGGTCGTTCTGGCCGCCACCTTCGCGGCGCTGGCCGTCATCCCGATTCTCTTCCTGGTGCAACTCGCGTTCATCGTCGCCTTCGGGGTGCTCCTGGACACCGTCATCGTGCGCTCCCTGCTGGTGCCGGCCGTCTCGTACGACATCGGACACGCCATCTGGTGGCCCTCCACACTCTGGAAGCGCGGCACACCCAGCCCTCGAGCAGCCACGGACGGTGAGCACACATGA